The following is a genomic window from Desulfobotulus pelophilus.
GTTTTTTGAGTATGTTTTTGATTCGGAGAGCCGTGGCAGCAGCGGTGCCTGAGTCCTGGATCATGGGGCTGATCACCACGAATTTATCGCCGGCAAAGCGGGCTAAAAATTCTTCCGCCTTAAGTATGGAAGCAATGCGACGCGTAATTTTCTTCAGGATATGATCTCCCGTAAGGTGGCCCAGGGAGTCGTTGACATTCTTGAAGTTGTCTATGTCCAGAAACAGAACGGCCAGCTTTTCCTTTCTCTGGCGTGCAAGAGCAATCATTTTTTCGAGTTCTTCCGTCAGCATTCTCCGGTTGGCAAGACCTGTGAGGGTATCATGGAAGGTTTGAAAGTGCAGTGCCTCCATGCTGGTTTTCAGTTCGCTGATGTCGTGAAAAACAGCCATGTAGCGTACGGTTTTTCCGGTTTCATCGGGAATGCCCGTAATGGCAAGCCACTGGGGGTAGGTTTCACCATTTTTTCTCCGATTCCAGACTTCTCCGCTCCATTCGCCATTTTTCTGAAGGGCATTCCATACATTTCTATAAAAACCCTGTGGGTGAATATCGGATTTTAAAACCATGGGATCTTTTCCCAGAACTTCTTCCGGAGCAAAACCCGTAATGGTTGAAAAGGCCGGGTTGACCCGTTCTATGATCATACTGGCATTGGTTATACAGATACCTTCTATGGTGTTTTCAAAAACCGTATCCGAAAGGAGAAGGAGCCGCTCGTAGGCTTTTTTTTCTGTAATTTCATGCCCGTAAAGGTACCATGCCTTACCGTCTGAAAGGGGGCTTGCGGTAAAAAGGAAAGTTTTGTCTGCTATGGTGGCTTCCACGGAACCCGAGCCGGCGGTTTTTGTGCAGTCCTTAATTATTTTTTCCCATTCTTCACGAATCCTCTGGCCGGGAACGAGATCCCATCCGTTCAGCTGTTCCCGTGCCGCCTTGTTCATATAGTCCAGTATGAAATTTTGGGTTATTCTCAGAACAGGGTTGGGGTTTTCATCCGGAAAGCGGGCAAGGGCTCTGGCTTTTTCCTCGGATTCCCTCCGCTGTTGAACTTCTTTTTTCAGAGTGCTGTGTCCGGTTTGAATATACTCCATGAAATGGTTGAAACATCTGGCAAGAACGCCGGATTCTCCATCGGAAAGAACGGGAGCACGCAGGGAAAAATCTCCTTTTTCGGCTTCACGCATGATGGCGACAAGGCTTTCAATGGGTTTTGTGATGGATCGTCCCAGCCATGCCGTAAGGGGTATGAGGACAATGAGGCAGAGCAGTAGAGAGGCAAAGAGGGTTTTGCTGAGGTTGTGAATGGGTGCGTAGAATTCATCCGTATAGGCTGTTGCGGCAATGACAAGGCCCAGTTCCGGTACGTGGGCGGAAAGTATCACTTTGTTTCTGGGTTTGTTTTCCTGGGGGTTCTGCCAGGTGTAGCGGTGAACGACACGGTCTGCCTGCAGAATTTTACGGATAATGGGCCTGCCTTCGGTATCCAGCCATTTTTCAATGTTCTGTGGTTCAAAGTGGGGGTGAATGAGAAGCTCGCCGCTTTTGTCCATCAGAAAGGCGTACCCGCTTTTTCCAAACCGGAGGTTGTTAATGGCTTCCCTCAGGTCGTCGATTCTCAGAAGGTCCCGGAATTCATCCCTGTAGGAGGAAGCGGAAACAATCCAGTCCCAGGGCTCAAAGTATCCCATATACAGGGCTTTGGGTCTGAAATTCTGTTCCCCCGGGTTTTTCCAGTCGTATTCAACATAGCCATCCTTTGTCCGTTTCTGTTGAGTGACGAAATCAAAATGAGACATATCCTGGCCCTCCAGGTTTCTGTCCATATGGTGCTGCAGAACGCCCTCCTGATTGAGAACATAAATATATCCTGTGTGTCCGATGACCTGCCTGCGGAAAAAAGCGGATGCCTGTATTCTGGCCTGATTTTCAGACAGAGTGCCTGTTTCTGTCTGTCGGTGCAGTTCTTGTAAAATCTGCAGATTGGTTTCGACAACGGTTCTGAGGTGGTTACGTATGGCCACGTTTCCTGCCGTATGGATGAGGCTGTGGATGGTTCCTGTGGTTTTGTCAAAAGTACTTTGTATGTGTCGTTCAATGGTGAGGCGCAGAAGGGTGTGGGCACCTATGCCGGTAAAGGTCATGGCCATGATGAAAAGGGTCAGATAGCTGACCAGCATACGATTCCGGATGGGCATGTTCAGAAATTTCTGCATCAGGGCCATGGAAGAATCCACCTGACAGGACGTTTGGGAAGAAATCAGTCTGGTTTTTACCGTATACGCACATGGAAAGGAGACGTGTGGTTCCCTCTCTTCCGACAACGGAAAGGGGGTCGGGTACGGGCGGGACATATTGTAACGATAAGGTCAGAGTATAGAAGAATCGTTGTCTTTTGTCAATTTACAAAACAGAGATGTATTTCATGAATGAAAGACAGGGCAGGGCAAGCAAATTCTGTTTTTTCCCCGGAACCCTTCCCACCCTTGCGCCTGCAGGGCTTCCGGTGGTAATCATAGCAGGTTTATGTTTCCTCTTTCTTTTTGAAGACTTTTTCCATGCGCTTAGTTTACCTTGCCAAGATGTCTTATTGTCACAGAAAAGCGCACTATGCGTGATCCGTAAGGAGGTTTCATCCTGATGCATACAGAAAAAACATGGGTGCTGGGTGTGGATGTGGGTTCGGTAACCATCGGTATGGCTCTTGTGGCATCCGATGGCAGTATCGGTCGCACGGCCTGTCGTTTTCATCATGGTGATATCATCGCAACGCTGGAGATTCTTTTTCAAGATTTTGAAGGTGAGAATCCTGCAGCCCTCGTTACAACGGGCAGGGCTCGCGGGTATTTTGAAAGTCAGGGGCATTATGATGAAAGGGTGGCCCTGATCGCAGCCCTCAGGAAAAGGCAGCCTTCCGCCCGGGCAGCCCTTGTGGTGGGCGGGGAGAAGTTCGGGCTGATCCGTTTTGATGCCAATGGAGCTTATCAGAGTTACAGGGGGAACACTTCCTGTGCTGCAGGCACGGGTAGTTTTCTTGATCAGCAGGCTGGCCGTCTGGGTTTTTCCGGTGCCGCAGAACTGGCAGAGATGGCCGACTCCCATAGAGGAGAACCTCCTAAAATTGCTTCCCGCTGTGCTGTTTTCGCCAAAACAGACCTGATTCATGCCCAGCAGGAAGGGTATTCACAGGCCGCTATCTGTGATGGGCTCTGCGAAGGTCTGGCCCGGAATGTGGTGGATACGGTTCTTTCCGATGCCGCATGGCAGGGGCCGGTGGTCATGGTGGGGGGGGTAGCCCTTAACGGTGCGGTACGCCGCCATATGGAAAAGCTCGCTGGTGAATCGTTTATTGTGGATCCCCTTTCCCATCTTTTCGGTGCTGTGGGTACGGCCCTGCATTACCACAGGGAACATCCCGATTTGGTGCGGCGGTGTGTCTGGCCCGTTGCCATCCATGCCCGCAAGGAAACCTCCATCGCCACTGCCTGTTATCCTCCTCTGACCCTTGAGATGTCTGTCTGGCCCGAATTTGCTGGCCTTGCCACCAGTATTTTTCGGCCAGAGCACGGTGAGGGACCGGATGTGGAAGTGGACCTTTACCAGCTCCCCGAGGTTTTTGGTGGCAGCCCTCATATTCTGGGAGTAGACATCGGTTCCACCAGTACCAAAGCCGTTCTGGTTTCCCCAAAAGGAGGGGTGGCGGCGGGCTTCTATACCCGGACTCAGGGACGGCCCGTGGCGGCTATCTGTTCCATTCTGGAAGCTCTGGACGGGATGCAGCGGTCCTCTGGTATCACGGTGCCTTTGGCGGGCTGCGCCACTACAGGTTCCGGCAGGAAGTTTGTGGGGGGTATTCTGGGGGCGGATCTCATACTGGATGAAATCACAGCCCATGCAAAGGCCGCCAGTATGCTGAATCCGAAGGTGGATACCATCATTGAGATCGGTGGGCAGGATGCCAAGTTCACCACCCTGAAGGATGGTCGGGTTACCAGTTCCATCATGAACAATGTCTGTGCTGCTGGAACGGGCAGTTTTATTGAGGAGCAGGCCCAGAAGCTGGGGGTTGCCATTTCCGATTATGCCCGTCTCACCGAAGGCGTGGCCGCTCCCCTTTCCAGTGATCGCTGTACGGTGTTCATGGAAAGGGATCTGAATCATTATCTGGCGGAAGGCTTTTCCGTGGAGGAGGTGCTGGCCAGTGCCCTGCATTCCGTCCGGGAAAATTACCTTCTCAAGGTGGCTACGGAAAGCCGGATTGGCGATGTGATTTTTTTTCAGGGAGCCACGGCTAAAAACCGGTCCCTTGTGGCAGCCTTTGAACAGCGTTTGCAAAAACCCATTCTGGTGTCCCGTTACTGCCATCTGACAGGTGCTCTGGGAGCTGCCCTTGCTCTTGGTGAAGCCCTGCCAGAAGCCACCGCTTTCAGGGGTGTGGAGATATATAAGCATCCCATCCCCATTGAGACGGAGGTGTGCACCCTGTGCACCAACCACTGCAAACTCACTGTTGCACAGGTAGCCGGGGCAAAGGTGGCCTATGGTTTTCTCTGCGGCAGGGATTACGAAACAGAAAACTATGTGAATCGCAACCGTGCGGGTTTTTCCCTGAGCAAGGTGAGAAAAAAGGCGCTGGCCATGGCAGACATGGTGCCGCCGGAAGAAGGGGAACTGACCATTGGTCTGCCTGCTGCCCTGCATCTGTATGAGGATCAGGGTTTCTGGAAGGTCTTTTTTGAACGGCTGGGCTTTGCCGTACGGAGCAGTGATACCTATGCGGAAGGAGTTCGAAGTGGCAAGGTGCTGGCCGGAGCAGAGTTCTGCGCTCCCATGAGTGC
Proteins encoded in this region:
- a CDS encoding EAL domain-containing protein, giving the protein MALMQKFLNMPIRNRMLVSYLTLFIMAMTFTGIGAHTLLRLTIERHIQSTFDKTTGTIHSLIHTAGNVAIRNHLRTVVETNLQILQELHRQTETGTLSENQARIQASAFFRRQVIGHTGYIYVLNQEGVLQHHMDRNLEGQDMSHFDFVTQQKRTKDGYVEYDWKNPGEQNFRPKALYMGYFEPWDWIVSASSYRDEFRDLLRIDDLREAINNLRFGKSGYAFLMDKSGELLIHPHFEPQNIEKWLDTEGRPIIRKILQADRVVHRYTWQNPQENKPRNKVILSAHVPELGLVIAATAYTDEFYAPIHNLSKTLFASLLLCLIVLIPLTAWLGRSITKPIESLVAIMREAEKGDFSLRAPVLSDGESGVLARCFNHFMEYIQTGHSTLKKEVQQRRESEEKARALARFPDENPNPVLRITQNFILDYMNKAAREQLNGWDLVPGQRIREEWEKIIKDCTKTAGSGSVEATIADKTFLFTASPLSDGKAWYLYGHEITEKKAYERLLLLSDTVFENTIEGICITNASMIIERVNPAFSTITGFAPEEVLGKDPMVLKSDIHPQGFYRNVWNALQKNGEWSGEVWNRRKNGETYPQWLAITGIPDETGKTVRYMAVFHDISELKTSMEALHFQTFHDTLTGLANRRMLTEELEKMIALARQRKEKLAVLFLDIDNFKNVNDSLGHLTGDHILKKITRRIASILKAEEFLARFAGDKFVVISPMIQDSGTAAATALRIKNILKKPFSMKDREYFASLTIGIALFPDDGENEESLIKNAETAMYRGKQTGKNSFALFSPEMNTFAIQRMDMENLLRKALEKNEFHLVYQPKVDLVSGKITGAEALLRWHPNGGDPVAPSIFVPIAEETGLILPIGSWILENAVKEAARWQREGLHGLSLAVNLSAVQFQQPGLCDEISLLLTHTGLPPEQLELELTESVIMEDADSAIRTLSRFAHMGIRFAIDDFGTGYSSLSYLKRFPIQVLKVDKSFIQEIPHNQDDASIVLSILSLAHSLGLTVVAEGVETEDQLTFLRAHNCDMMQGFLFSQPLRAEEFRSFAAQETGIRPMRVL
- a CDS encoding acyl-CoA dehydratase activase, which codes for MHTEKTWVLGVDVGSVTIGMALVASDGSIGRTACRFHHGDIIATLEILFQDFEGENPAALVTTGRARGYFESQGHYDERVALIAALRKRQPSARAALVVGGEKFGLIRFDANGAYQSYRGNTSCAAGTGSFLDQQAGRLGFSGAAELAEMADSHRGEPPKIASRCAVFAKTDLIHAQQEGYSQAAICDGLCEGLARNVVDTVLSDAAWQGPVVMVGGVALNGAVRRHMEKLAGESFIVDPLSHLFGAVGTALHYHREHPDLVRRCVWPVAIHARKETSIATACYPPLTLEMSVWPEFAGLATSIFRPEHGEGPDVEVDLYQLPEVFGGSPHILGVDIGSTSTKAVLVSPKGGVAAGFYTRTQGRPVAAICSILEALDGMQRSSGITVPLAGCATTGSGRKFVGGILGADLILDEITAHAKAASMLNPKVDTIIEIGGQDAKFTTLKDGRVTSSIMNNVCAAGTGSFIEEQAQKLGVAISDYARLTEGVAAPLSSDRCTVFMERDLNHYLAEGFSVEEVLASALHSVRENYLLKVATESRIGDVIFFQGATAKNRSLVAAFEQRLQKPILVSRYCHLTGALGAALALGEALPEATAFRGVEIYKHPIPIETEVCTLCTNHCKLTVAQVAGAKVAYGFLCGRDYETENYVNRNRAGFSLSKVRKKALAMADMVPPEEGELTIGLPAALHLYEDQGFWKVFFERLGFAVRSSDTYAEGVRSGKVLAGAEFCAPMSAMHGHVAWLLERTDYVFLPFYFEERRSDKTARRQYCYYTQFVPSLASFMDSARVLRPTVRYLYPDLHTKMELYRMLRRISGRDIGFLEVSRAWDAATRYKEESGKRLQEVGKKAKDGGDIRVLLLGRPYNVLPSWANKGIPEIFESLGVRPFFQDMLPDPDKKDTSLQPLLDTVHWRYAARILAAVEETAKIPGLYPVFVTAFKCAPDSFILDYAKAILEAWDKPYLVLELDEHDSSVGYETRIEAAIRAFRNHNEGQQPAAPAVLKGVNPEMAASLEGKTLVLPNWDPITCRLLAANLRREGLRVIVMEESEAAIRRSLRFNTGQCIPVNAIAEEYVETIDRYDLDPEKTVLWMMKSDIACNIKLYPHHIKTLLARYGEKYGRAGLYVGDLSFIEISMRSAFNTYIAYLFGGLLRRVACRIRPREKLVGMTDAVLEKAITVMEAAFMGEKGKEDAAREVAAMFSSIPQEDGARVKVAVFGDIYVRDNDVMNQNLVRFIESHGGEVIPMPYSDYARMTAEVYFKKWFNEGKYRNLISYRPLLAALSRLEWRYYRHFEPLIGEPRPEYDVPPGDILKEYGVSIENTGESLDNLLKVFYLHRHHPDLGLFVQVSPAFCCASLVTEAMAGRIEEKTGIPVVSITYDGTGGFRNQDLVPYLTFPRVKKGEESCLSKGGFPFLCAL